A window of Fluoribacter dumoffii NY 23 contains these coding sequences:
- a CDS encoding LicD family protein has product MTLPSPNPYAADTAFHDGRLRQAQLKMLNMLEVVDAICRKYGLDYWLDAGTLLGAVRHQGFIPWDDDVDIAMPRASYEQFLRIAPKEIPSWMWLQTIHSDPGYFNMATPLKIRDRCSRFIEKHEKGNEPYVQGIFIDVFVYDSMPVDPKQRKRYKFYAKKLSRFLSTKYSKVKIGHYPLLYKMIGLLLPKSLLEFFLQKIIHQANSSQSPYIGRGYNCVGKNLIKKDEIYPLQRVPFETKEFNIPRNAEAFLIQQYGDYLQLPPAEQRIMRHCKELIPHLEITE; this is encoded by the coding sequence ATGACATTACCCTCCCCCAATCCTTATGCAGCTGATACGGCATTTCACGATGGACGATTACGCCAGGCTCAATTAAAAATGCTCAACATGCTTGAAGTAGTTGATGCTATCTGTCGGAAATATGGTTTGGATTATTGGCTTGATGCCGGTACTCTGTTAGGGGCGGTCCGACATCAAGGGTTTATTCCCTGGGATGATGATGTGGATATTGCCATGCCCCGTGCCAGCTATGAGCAATTCTTACGCATTGCCCCTAAAGAAATTCCAAGCTGGATGTGGCTGCAGACCATTCATAGCGATCCAGGCTATTTTAATATGGCCACCCCTTTAAAAATCAGGGACCGCTGCAGTCGTTTTATTGAAAAACACGAAAAAGGCAATGAACCTTACGTGCAAGGTATATTTATTGATGTATTTGTTTATGACAGCATGCCTGTGGACCCCAAACAGCGTAAACGATATAAATTTTATGCTAAAAAGCTGTCGCGTTTCTTAAGCACTAAATACAGTAAAGTAAAAATTGGTCATTATCCCCTTCTTTATAAGATGATTGGCTTATTACTGCCTAAATCCCTGCTTGAGTTTTTTTTGCAAAAAATTATCCATCAGGCAAATTCCAGTCAAAGCCCTTATATTGGACGGGGTTATAATTGCGTCGGCAAAAATTTAATTAAAAAGGATGAAATATATCCTTTACAACGAGTTCCTTTTGAAACCAAAGAATTCAATATCCCCCGCAATGCGGAAGCTTTCCTTATCCAGCAATACGGTGATTATTTACAATTACCTCCCGCGGAACAAAGAATTATGAGGCATTGCAAAGAACTGATTCCGCATCTGGAAATTACAGAATAA
- a CDS encoding ABC-F family ATP-binding cassette domain-containing protein codes for MMHKPIRFQNLAVSFPHKTCFMDFSGQILPSSRIGIIGRNGTGKTTLLQLFAKLLEPTEGEIFFPQGLETGFVPQTIEEFNSLSGGQRFQKLLTRALASDPDLLMLDEPSNHLDSTRRISLMKMLADYKGTLIIVTHDSELLQASVDTIWHIEQGKIHVFTGCYNDYLKEISIKRHALESEISELARQKKEAHADLMREQARARSSRTQGEKHILQRKWPTIVSQSKARKAQETSGHKKNAIKHKKEELTRRLSELYLPEEIHPKFAVHGFDTTQTLVTISEGTVGYDENSPILHELSLSIKGQDRVAISGNNGSGKSTLLRAILNSPSVIKTGNWTVPLAKEIGYLDQHYTTLPPDKTVWEVISFLLTNKTYTEIRKHLNDFLFRKNEEVNALVSTLSGGEKARLSLAQIAAITPKILILDEVTNNLDRETRAHVIQVLRVYPGAMIVVSHDADFLCALDLTVRYEIKNGMLGTL; via the coding sequence ATGATGCATAAGCCAATCCGCTTTCAAAATCTTGCTGTTTCATTTCCCCATAAAACATGTTTTATGGACTTCAGTGGCCAAATTCTCCCTAGCAGCCGCATAGGAATTATTGGACGCAACGGTACTGGAAAAACGACTCTGCTCCAATTATTTGCAAAATTACTGGAACCAACCGAGGGCGAGATATTTTTTCCTCAAGGCCTGGAAACAGGTTTCGTCCCACAAACCATTGAAGAATTTAACTCATTAAGTGGAGGGCAACGTTTTCAAAAATTATTAACCCGGGCCCTGGCTTCTGATCCAGATCTCCTGATGCTTGATGAACCAAGTAATCACCTGGATAGCACAAGACGTATTTCCTTAATGAAGATGCTTGCAGATTATAAAGGAACTTTAATCATAGTGACTCATGATAGTGAATTACTCCAAGCTTCTGTGGATACGATTTGGCACATCGAACAAGGAAAAATACATGTTTTTACAGGATGTTATAACGATTATTTGAAAGAAATAAGCATTAAGCGTCATGCACTAGAGAGTGAAATTTCAGAGCTCGCACGTCAGAAAAAAGAGGCGCATGCCGATCTGATGAGGGAACAAGCCCGAGCCAGAAGCAGTAGAACTCAAGGTGAAAAACATATTTTACAAAGGAAATGGCCTACGATTGTTTCCCAAAGCAAAGCAAGAAAAGCACAAGAAACTTCGGGGCATAAAAAAAATGCTATCAAGCACAAGAAAGAAGAATTAACGCGGCGTTTATCCGAGCTTTACTTGCCTGAGGAGATTCATCCTAAATTTGCTGTGCATGGATTCGACACGACGCAAACCTTGGTAACAATCAGCGAGGGTACTGTAGGTTATGATGAAAATAGTCCCATTTTGCACGAATTGAGTCTCTCAATAAAAGGGCAGGACCGGGTAGCAATTTCTGGGAATAACGGTTCAGGAAAATCCACTTTGCTTCGAGCCATTTTGAATAGTCCCTCTGTAATCAAAACAGGGAATTGGACTGTTCCCCTCGCTAAAGAAATTGGTTATCTGGATCAACATTACACTACGTTGCCACCCGATAAAACAGTATGGGAAGTTATCAGCTTTTTGTTAACGAATAAAACTTATACGGAAATCAGGAAGCATTTAAATGATTTTTTGTTTCGAAAAAATGAAGAAGTTAATGCTTTGGTTTCAACATTATCAGGTGGTGAAAAGGCCAGGCTTTCTTTAGCTCAAATTGCAGCAATTACACCCAAAATACTTATTTTGGATGAAGTAACAAATAATTTGGATAGAGAAACTCGCGCTCATGTGATCCAGGTCCTTAGGGTTTATCCGGGAGCCATGATTGTTGTTTCTCACGATGCAGATTTTTTATGTGCTCTTGATCTCACTGTTCGCTATGAAATTAAGAATGGAATGTTAGGCACTTTATAG
- a CDS encoding ABC transporter ATP-binding protein has translation MNKKDISLKTFFLNLIKPYRWYVVGLLFTAVYWGINNTLSPYVLKLIIDKVAAFSGDKSALFNAIKPDVIIYISLWILIAVDMRFSDWFRLKFFPYLRYDLVNNMFAYLNQHSHRFFQNNFAGSLSNKISDMTSGTIAIFTTADDAAAQVVGLIIAIISMLLVHPVFALILLIWATVFLGIAFLYFKPVQDLSHFFAASKTTLVGKMVDSISNISNLRLFSRGTFESQLIRNAAQDTTVKDQTMQWTIMKMRIYWDMSIIVLIAANLYMLLVMYSKNQVSIGDFSFITSLSISIFYNLWYLASQFVHFAEELGKCQQALTLISEPHEITDKPNAQPLTVTQGRIEFNNVSFHYDEGAHLFKNKSVIIEPGQKIGLVGLSGSGKSTFVNLILRLFDVESGKILIDGKNISEVTQESLRESIAMIPQDVTLFHRTLMENIRYGRIDATDAEVIAASKKAHCHEFISKLPEKYNALVGERGIKLSGGQRQRIAIARAMLKNAPILILDEATSALDSLTEKLIQDGLHVLMENRTTIVIAHRLSTLSEMDRILVFDKGRIIEDGSHEELISRQSHYSHMWKMQAGGFLPDKI, from the coding sequence ATGAATAAAAAAGACATATCACTAAAAACATTTTTCCTGAATTTAATCAAACCCTACCGTTGGTATGTTGTGGGGCTATTGTTCACGGCTGTTTATTGGGGGATCAATAATACCCTTTCCCCCTATGTATTAAAATTGATTATTGATAAAGTTGCCGCCTTTTCCGGAGATAAATCAGCGCTATTTAATGCTATAAAACCCGATGTCATTATTTATATCAGCTTATGGATTTTAATAGCCGTTGATATGCGTTTTTCGGATTGGTTTCGATTGAAGTTTTTTCCCTACCTGCGATATGACCTGGTGAATAACATGTTCGCTTATTTAAATCAGCATTCGCATCGTTTTTTCCAAAATAACTTTGCAGGCAGCCTATCGAATAAAATCTCCGATATGACCTCCGGGACCATAGCAATTTTTACCACTGCTGATGATGCTGCAGCACAAGTTGTTGGATTGATCATTGCCATTATCAGCATGTTGCTCGTCCACCCTGTATTTGCACTGATTCTACTTATTTGGGCCACTGTTTTTTTGGGAATTGCCTTCCTTTATTTTAAACCGGTACAGGATTTGTCGCATTTTTTTGCAGCCAGCAAAACCACCCTAGTCGGAAAAATGGTGGATAGCATCAGTAATATCTCCAATCTTCGTCTGTTTTCCAGAGGGACTTTTGAGAGTCAATTGATTCGAAATGCAGCTCAGGATACAACAGTTAAGGATCAAACCATGCAATGGACCATCATGAAAATGCGTATTTATTGGGATATGAGTATTATCGTCCTCATAGCTGCCAATTTATATATGCTGCTCGTCATGTACAGTAAAAACCAGGTATCCATTGGAGATTTTAGTTTTATCACCTCCCTGTCCATCAGTATTTTTTATAATTTATGGTATCTTGCCAGTCAATTTGTCCACTTTGCTGAAGAACTTGGAAAATGCCAGCAAGCACTCACTTTGATTTCAGAACCTCATGAAATTACTGATAAGCCCAATGCGCAACCATTAACAGTCACCCAAGGGCGGATTGAATTCAACAATGTGAGTTTTCATTATGATGAGGGTGCCCACCTTTTTAAAAATAAATCCGTTATTATTGAACCGGGACAAAAGATTGGCCTGGTCGGGTTGTCTGGTTCCGGAAAAAGTACTTTTGTAAACCTCATCCTGCGTTTGTTTGATGTGGAATCAGGAAAGATCCTGATTGACGGTAAAAATATCAGTGAAGTCACCCAAGAGTCATTACGGGAAAGTATTGCCATGATCCCCCAAGATGTGACTCTCTTCCATCGTACTTTAATGGAAAATATTCGTTATGGACGTATTGATGCGACCGATGCCGAGGTCATTGCGGCATCCAAAAAAGCACATTGTCACGAATTTATTTCCAAGCTTCCTGAAAAATATAATGCATTAGTCGGTGAACGTGGAATTAAATTATCCGGGGGACAACGACAGCGGATTGCCATTGCAAGAGCCATGTTAAAAAATGCGCCTATTTTGATTCTTGATGAAGCAACTTCTGCGTTGGATTCTTTAACTGAAAAGTTAATTCAGGATGGCTTGCATGTATTGATGGAAAACAGAACTACCATCGTGATTGCACATCGACTTTCCACCTTGTCGGAAATGGATCGAATTTTGGTTTTTGATAAAGGACGTATCATTGAAGACGGTTCCCATGAAGAATTGATTAGCAGGCAAAGCCATTACAGCCATATGTGGAAGATGCAAGCAGGAGGATTTTTACCTGACAAAATTTAG
- a CDS encoding Lpg0189 family type II secretion system effector encodes MKFYYLLAIFILMPLCGFTQTHDNVTTLTISHNPENKNSQVITYSNDLNNLKKNNSFARSMDYPTQIIRMDQKIENQQLTCDEVHTQIDKILVQHIVNEQFTYSIYISCYYNPETQLATQFIINSYFDPLTDEAITYLSSYLNEYNGTDLLGTKYKIEPAKGIIISLEIAAGMKKKPTRPPFIEYQKDRSNFYFKSNYEMKNKLVSDIYQNFFTDEADKILPFLDKWISSHASSIYKVVLRDSNYVELQPEKIFIMENEELFVSNIKQYFGHYCEPYENHRCLKRGGKIDKETNYPQAAS; translated from the coding sequence ATGAAATTTTATTATTTGCTTGCCATCTTTATTTTAATGCCATTGTGTGGGTTTACCCAGACTCATGATAATGTCACCACTTTAACGATATCTCACAACCCGGAGAATAAAAACAGCCAAGTCATCACCTACTCCAATGATCTGAACAATTTAAAAAAAAACAATTCATTTGCACGCAGCATGGATTATCCAACGCAAATCATCCGCATGGATCAAAAAATTGAAAACCAACAACTCACCTGTGATGAGGTACATACGCAAATTGATAAAATTTTAGTTCAGCATATTGTGAATGAACAATTTACTTATTCGATTTATATTAGTTGTTATTACAATCCGGAAACCCAATTAGCCACTCAATTCATCATCAACAGTTACTTTGATCCTTTAACTGATGAAGCAATTACCTACCTCAGTTCCTATCTCAACGAATACAACGGAACTGATTTATTAGGAACAAAGTATAAAATTGAGCCGGCAAAGGGCATTATCATTTCCCTGGAGATTGCAGCAGGAATGAAAAAGAAACCAACCAGACCTCCTTTTATTGAGTACCAGAAGGATCGCAGTAATTTTTATTTCAAAAGCAATTACGAAATGAAAAATAAATTGGTGAGCGATATTTATCAAAACTTCTTTACAGATGAGGCAGATAAAATTCTTCCCTTTCTTGATAAATGGATTTCCTCTCATGCAAGTTCCATTTATAAAGTGGTCTTGAGGGACTCTAATTATGTTGAATTACAACCCGAAAAAATCTTTATCATGGAAAATGAGGAGTTATTTGTATCCAACATTAAGCAATACTTTGGACATTATTGTGAGCCCTATGAAAACCATCGATGCTTAAAACGTGGCGGCAAAATAGATAAAGAAACAAATTATCCGCAAGCAGCTTCGTGA
- a CDS encoding dicarboxylate/amino acid:cation symporter, which produces MCAAHQQQKKLIFSTPLIYALMIGLGIASGMSNIVVLKETGLLLSDLFIKIFKCISLPIISLSIIVTLANYKTDGYMKKIWQRTIKYTFSTTVLAAVISCLLYLIIQPSSVQVNLDAQAVKSGSSLGYFGYLANIIPTNLLSPFLEQQVMGVLFLSIIIGVAVRQIPDVEARDTLTLFFRGAHAMFLVMTRWIIKIIPLGLFGFITSTVVQLRSGMDIKGIGEYLLIVVLANLVQGFVILPLWLKMNNIRPFAAMRSMLPALSVAFFSKSSVGTLPVTMNTIENNLQVKPAVSRFVLPLCTSINMNGCAAFIFATVIYLMQNHGMPISYSTMVLWVFVATVAAIGNAGVPMGCFFLSISLLSSMNVPIVLMGVILPFYGLIDMLETALNVWSDACVTKIVNDKALAEAQEELQPRKRAVYEPELG; this is translated from the coding sequence ATGTGTGCAGCACATCAACAACAGAAAAAACTCATTTTCAGCACGCCTTTGATTTATGCATTGATGATTGGTTTGGGTATTGCCAGTGGTATGTCGAATATTGTTGTTTTGAAAGAAACAGGACTCTTGCTTTCCGATTTATTTATCAAGATTTTCAAGTGCATCAGCTTGCCGATTATTTCTCTATCCATCATCGTTACTCTTGCCAACTATAAAACCGATGGATATATGAAAAAAATTTGGCAGCGTACGATCAAATATACCTTTTCTACTACCGTACTCGCTGCAGTGATTAGTTGTTTACTTTATCTTATTATCCAACCCAGCTCAGTCCAAGTTAATTTAGATGCCCAAGCCGTCAAATCAGGCAGCAGTTTAGGTTATTTTGGCTACCTGGCAAATATTATTCCGACAAATCTGTTATCTCCTTTTCTGGAACAACAGGTTATGGGCGTTTTGTTTTTGAGCATTATTATCGGGGTTGCAGTGCGTCAAATTCCCGATGTGGAAGCACGGGACACCCTTACTCTTTTTTTCCGTGGTGCCCATGCAATGTTTTTAGTAATGACCCGTTGGATTATCAAAATAATTCCGTTGGGATTATTTGGTTTTATCACCTCAACAGTGGTGCAATTGCGCTCAGGTATGGACATTAAAGGAATCGGGGAGTATTTGCTGATTGTTGTTTTGGCAAATTTAGTCCAGGGTTTTGTCATACTGCCTTTATGGCTAAAAATGAATAATATTCGGCCTTTTGCTGCAATGCGATCCATGCTTCCAGCATTATCGGTGGCTTTTTTCTCCAAGTCGTCGGTAGGGACCTTACCGGTTACAATGAACACTATAGAAAATAACTTGCAGGTAAAGCCGGCAGTAAGCCGTTTTGTTTTACCGTTATGCACCAGTATTAACATGAATGGTTGTGCTGCGTTTATCTTCGCGACAGTAATTTATTTAATGCAAAATCATGGCATGCCCATTTCCTATAGCACTATGGTATTGTGGGTATTTGTCGCTACTGTTGCTGCTATCGGTAATGCTGGGGTGCCTATGGGATGTTTCTTCCTGAGCATCAGTTTGTTATCGAGTATGAATGTCCCTATAGTGCTTATGGGGGTTATTTTGCCTTTCTATGGTTTAATTGATATGTTGGAAACTGCTTTAAATGTATGGTCCGATGCTTGTGTGACTAAAATCGTAAATGACAAGGCACTGGCAGAGGCGCAGGAAGAATTACAGCCTCGAAAGCGTGCTGTCTATGAACCGGAATTAGGTTAA
- a CDS encoding glycoside hydrolase family 3 N-terminal domain-containing protein, protein MITLRNKIGQMLVMGFDGCDIHDKSPVAEWLSTDGLGGVLLFDQDASTGLYGKNLKNPAQIKRLIHQLNYYSSEINFKNNGVPLLIAIDYEGGAIDRLSRIEGCMPTMSARSMAQLSPEDLQAELTQMAFTLKSFGFNLNFAPVVDLHLQDEEGIIGSLQRSFSNNPEEVVRLAKKFVDTFYQYGIACCYKHFPGHGSALGDTHKDFVDVTVTFKKEELTPYYRLLKDNYKPTMVMTAHVVNKQLDKQELPATLSPDILTGLLRETIGYDGVIIADDLQMQAITDHYSLEDALCRTINAGADMIIFANQITKITAPEVIEVIERLVFEQKIEPQRIEDAYRRIIRLKQQIQCIELVE, encoded by the coding sequence ATGATTACTCTTAGAAATAAAATTGGTCAGATGTTGGTTATGGGTTTTGATGGCTGTGATATTCACGACAAAAGCCCTGTTGCTGAATGGTTGTCTACAGATGGCTTAGGGGGAGTTCTGTTGTTCGATCAGGATGCTTCCACGGGTTTATACGGCAAGAATTTAAAAAATCCGGCACAGATCAAACGCTTAATTCATCAGCTGAATTACTATTCTTCTGAGATCAATTTCAAAAATAATGGTGTGCCATTATTAATAGCCATCGATTATGAGGGTGGGGCTATTGACCGGTTATCTCGAATCGAAGGATGTATGCCTACGATGAGTGCACGAAGTATGGCGCAATTATCGCCTGAAGATTTGCAGGCGGAATTGACGCAAATGGCGTTTACCTTGAAGTCTTTCGGATTTAATCTTAATTTTGCCCCAGTAGTTGATTTGCATCTGCAAGATGAAGAGGGAATCATTGGCAGCTTGCAGCGCAGCTTTTCAAATAACCCTGAAGAAGTGGTCCGTTTGGCCAAAAAATTTGTGGATACTTTTTATCAGTACGGCATTGCATGTTGTTATAAACACTTTCCTGGCCATGGCAGTGCATTGGGTGATACCCACAAAGATTTTGTGGATGTAACGGTTACATTTAAGAAAGAAGAGTTGACCCCTTATTATCGTTTATTAAAAGATAATTACAAACCCACTATGGTAATGACGGCGCATGTGGTGAATAAACAATTGGATAAGCAAGAACTGCCAGCTACTTTGTCCCCTGATATTTTAACGGGTTTGTTGCGGGAAACTATCGGTTATGATGGAGTAATCATTGCCGATGATTTACAAATGCAAGCAATTACCGATCATTATTCACTGGAGGATGCCTTGTGCCGGACAATCAATGCAGGGGCTGATATGATTATCTTTGCCAACCAAATAACAAAAATCACAGCACCTGAAGTGATTGAAGTGATTGAGCGGCTGGTATTCGAGCAAAAAATAGAACCCCAACGAATTGAGGATGCATACCGTCGGATCATTCGTTTAAAACAACAAATTCAGTGCATTGAATTGGTCGAATAA
- a CDS encoding CAP domain-containing protein, with protein MSLKAKIIILCSLLVNVLPCTYAAASANHLESDTEIQNAVLFYINQYRQQHGLSKLKMDNNIVIQARQHSLDMANHRMPFGHQDFGKRIAKLRKQIKNTGGGAENVAYNYKTAQIVVNQWVRSPGHRRNIVGNYNLTGIGVARDQQGKLYYTQIFLQTGKNPPNSHRYGGKRTYFGVPFFGITRHS; from the coding sequence ATGTCTTTAAAAGCCAAAATCATTATTTTATGCTCCCTTCTTGTTAATGTATTGCCTTGCACTTATGCAGCCGCTTCTGCAAATCATCTTGAAAGTGATACAGAGATACAAAATGCTGTTTTATTCTACATTAACCAATACCGACAGCAACACGGTTTGTCCAAACTGAAAATGGATAACAATATAGTAATTCAAGCCAGACAACACTCCCTGGATATGGCTAACCATCGTATGCCTTTTGGCCATCAAGACTTTGGAAAACGTATTGCTAAACTGCGTAAACAAATTAAAAATACCGGTGGCGGAGCAGAAAATGTGGCATACAACTACAAAACAGCTCAAATCGTTGTGAACCAATGGGTCCGTAGCCCGGGGCATCGAAGAAATATTGTTGGCAATTACAATTTGACAGGTATAGGTGTTGCCCGTGATCAACAAGGAAAACTTTATTATACGCAGATTTTTTTGCAGACAGGGAAAAATCCCCCAAATTCACATAGATATGGAGGAAAACGAACCTACTTTGGTGTTCCTTTTTTTGGGATAACACGCCACAGTTAA
- the kdpF gene encoding K(+)-transporting ATPase subunit F, with protein MSLYLSCGIIALGLLIYLLIVLLKPELF; from the coding sequence ATGAGTTTGTATTTAAGCTGCGGAATAATTGCTTTGGGTTTGTTAATCTATCTGTTAATTGTGTTATTAAAGCCTGAATTATTTTAG